From Chryseobacterium sp. IHB B 17019, one genomic window encodes:
- a CDS encoding DNA gyrase/topoisomerase IV subunit A, producing the protein MMTEEYSHEGESLKKVSGLYKDWFLDYASYVILDRAIPSVYDGFKPVQRRIMHSMRELEDGRYNKVANIVGNTMKYHPHGDASITDAMVGIGQRELLIDTQGNWGNIYTGDSAAAARYIEARLTPFALEVVFNPKTTEWAKSYDGRNNEPIDLPVKFPLLLAQGVEGIGVGLSTKILPHNFNELINASVAYLKGKKFELFPDFLTAGYLDVSEYNDGHRGGKVRARAKISPLDKHTLIVTELPYSKTTSDLIDSIIKANEKGKIKIKKIEDNTSDKVEILIHLHNDVSPDKTIDALYAFTDCQVTISPNACVIVGDKPMFLNVSEILRMNTDHTVSLLKKELEIELHELQESWHFSSLERIFIENRIYHDIEEVKTWEDVLTTIDEGLKPHTKHLLRAVTEEDILRLTEIRIKRISRFDLDKFKENIAALEGKIEQVKYHLDNLVQYAIDYYLNIQKKYGKDRQRKTELRIFDTIDATKVAVANEKFYANFEEGFIGTSLRKDQYLFDCSDIDDIITFRKDGSMKVVKVEAKTFIGKDILHVAIWKKNDKRTVYNMIYREGKEGPYYMKRFSVTGVTRNTDYPLASDKKGSEVLYFSANPNGEAETVTVLLKPNPRIRKNKMDVDFSELAIKGRDSKGNLVTKYSVKKVDLKEEGVSTLAPRRIWFDDTVRRLNADGRGSLLGSFKGDDKILTINTNGEAKLVSFDLGNRFDDEYLVLEKWKPEQPVTCIYYDGEKDMYFIKRFLFENTPNVQTFMPSEHPKSFIENVIVANDATAEIIFAKDKGKDRDPETVNIDEFIAVKGIKAIGNQFTKFKVKSINVTIPEPEEEEPEVYEDPEPTGGFDEDGTIGDLFQSEDNSEN; encoded by the coding sequence ATGATGACAGAAGAATACTCGCATGAGGGTGAGAGCTTGAAAAAAGTTTCCGGGCTGTACAAAGACTGGTTCCTGGATTATGCCTCTTACGTTATTTTAGACAGGGCAATTCCGTCGGTTTATGATGGTTTTAAGCCTGTTCAGAGAAGAATCATGCATTCCATGCGGGAGCTGGAAGACGGGCGTTACAACAAGGTTGCCAATATCGTAGGAAATACCATGAAATATCACCCTCATGGTGATGCTTCCATTACCGATGCGATGGTGGGAATCGGGCAAAGAGAGCTCCTGATCGACACTCAGGGAAACTGGGGTAATATCTACACCGGGGACTCGGCGGCGGCGGCGAGATATATTGAAGCGAGATTAACTCCTTTCGCTCTGGAAGTTGTCTTTAATCCAAAAACAACGGAATGGGCAAAATCTTACGACGGCAGAAATAACGAGCCTATCGATCTTCCGGTAAAATTCCCACTGCTTCTGGCACAGGGCGTTGAAGGAATCGGGGTAGGGCTTTCCACAAAGATTCTTCCGCATAATTTTAATGAATTAATTAATGCCTCCGTAGCGTATCTTAAAGGTAAAAAGTTTGAGCTGTTTCCGGATTTTTTAACCGCCGGATATCTCGATGTTTCCGAATATAATGACGGTCACAGAGGTGGAAAAGTAAGGGCAAGAGCAAAAATTTCGCCTCTTGACAAGCATACTTTAATTGTCACCGAGCTTCCATACTCGAAAACGACGAGCGATCTTATTGATTCTATTATTAAAGCCAATGAAAAAGGCAAAATTAAGATCAAAAAAATCGAAGATAATACCTCTGATAAAGTTGAGATTTTAATTCATCTTCACAACGATGTTTCACCGGATAAAACAATCGATGCGTTGTATGCTTTTACGGATTGTCAGGTTACAATTTCACCGAACGCGTGTGTAATTGTCGGTGACAAACCCATGTTCCTGAATGTTTCCGAAATTCTGAGAATGAATACGGATCATACGGTTTCTTTGCTTAAAAAAGAACTGGAAATCGAACTTCACGAGCTTCAGGAAAGCTGGCATTTCTCTTCATTGGAAAGGATTTTTATTGAAAACAGGATTTACCACGATATTGAAGAGGTGAAGACTTGGGAAGATGTTTTAACAACTATTGATGAAGGATTAAAGCCTCATACCAAACACCTTTTGAGAGCTGTAACGGAGGAAGATATTTTAAGACTGACGGAAATTAGAATCAAAAGGATTTCAAGATTCGATTTAGATAAATTTAAAGAAAATATTGCCGCTCTTGAAGGAAAGATTGAGCAGGTAAAGTATCATCTGGACAATCTTGTTCAGTATGCGATTGATTATTATTTAAACATCCAGAAAAAATACGGAAAAGACAGACAGAGAAAAACTGAATTAAGGATTTTTGATACGATAGATGCGACAAAAGTTGCCGTCGCCAACGAGAAATTCTATGCCAATTTTGAAGAAGGTTTTATCGGAACTTCCTTGAGAAAAGACCAGTATTTATTTGACTGTTCAGACATTGACGATATCATTACTTTCAGGAAAGACGGAAGCATGAAGGTCGTAAAAGTTGAGGCAAAAACATTCATCGGAAAAGATATTCTTCACGTTGCCATCTGGAAGAAAAACGATAAAAGAACGGTCTACAACATGATTTATCGCGAAGGTAAAGAGGGACCTTATTATATGAAGCGTTTTTCTGTGACGGGTGTTACAAGAAACACGGATTATCCGCTGGCTTCTGATAAAAAAGGCTCGGAAGTGCTTTATTTTTCAGCAAATCCGAACGGTGAGGCGGAAACGGTGACGGTTCTTTTAAAACCAAATCCAAGAATCAGGAAGAACAAAATGGATGTCGATTTTTCAGAATTAGCGATTAAAGGTCGTGATTCTAAGGGGAATTTGGTCACAAAATATTCAGTGAAAAAAGTTGACTTAAAAGAAGAAGGCGTTTCTACCCTGGCTCCAAGAAGAATCTGGTTCGATGATACGGTACGAAGATTGAATGCCGATGGAAGAGGATCGTTGTTGGGAAGCTTTAAAGGAGATGATAAAATATTGACAATCAATACAAACGGTGAAGCGAAACTGGTTTCTTTTGATCTTGGGAACCGTTTTGATGATGAATATCTGGTGCTTGAAAAGTGGAAGCCGGAACAGCCCGTGACTTGTATTTATTATGATGGAGAAAAAGATATGTATTTCATTAAGAGGTTCTTATTCGAAAATACGCCGAATGTCCAGACTTTCATGCCTTCAGAACACCCGAAATCTTTTATTGAAAATGTAATTGTTGCGAATGACGCCACTGCCGAAATTATTTTTGCTAAAGACAAAGGTAAAGATCGTGATCCTGAAACGGTGAACATCGACGAATTCATTGCTGTGAAAGGGATTAAAGCGATTGGAAATCAATTTACGAAATTCAAAGTAAAATCCATAAACGTCACCATTCCGGAACCCGAGGAAGAAGAACCTGAAGTGTATGAAGATCCGGAGCCTACGGGCGGTTTTGATGAAGATGGCACGATTGGTGATTTGTTTCAGAGTGAAGATAATTCGGAAAATTAA
- a CDS encoding DNA topoisomerase IV subunit B, producing the protein MSQEINPIYSEDNIRTLDWQEHIRLRPGMYIGKLGDGSSADDGIYILLKEILDNSIDEFRMKAGKRIEIKVDDGKVTIRDFGRGIPLGKVVDAVSKMNTGGKYDSKAFKKSVGLNGVGTKAVNALSEYFRVRSFREGKMKMAEFSKGMITENFDEKETSDRNGTEISFVPDSEIFLHFKFRKEYIERMLRNYAYLNPGLKILFNGETFFSENGLKDLLDEELENETLYPIVHLKEDDIEVAITHTDKSQTETYFSFVNGQNTTQGGTHLNAFREAYVKTIREFFNKNFDASDVRKSIVAAVSINVEEPVFESQTKTKLGSNDIGPNGPTVRTFIIDFLKSKLDNFLHKNPEIAEAIQRKILISERERKELSGIQKLARERAKKVSLHNKKLRDCRQHYNDQKNERKGETQIFITEGDSASGSITKSRDVETQAVFSLKGKPLNCYGLTKKVVYENEEFNLLQAALNIEESLEDLRYNQVIIATDADVDGMHIRLLMITFFLQFFPDLIKNGHLYILQTPLFRVRNKKETRYCYSEPERIKALNELGKNPEITRFKGLGEISPDEFKHFIGKDIRLEPVVLGKDQTIEQLLEFYMGKNTPDRQVFILENLVVEDPDINKKEILSEVIDEN; encoded by the coding sequence ATGTCACAAGAAATAAACCCTATCTATTCCGAAGATAATATCAGAACCCTCGATTGGCAGGAACATATCCGTCTGCGTCCCGGAATGTACATCGGGAAGCTGGGAGACGGCTCATCTGCTGATGATGGTATTTATATTCTGCTTAAAGAAATCCTGGACAACTCTATCGATGAGTTCAGGATGAAAGCTGGTAAAAGAATTGAAATAAAAGTTGACGATGGTAAAGTGACCATTCGTGACTTTGGCCGTGGAATTCCGCTTGGAAAAGTAGTGGACGCCGTATCAAAAATGAATACCGGAGGTAAGTATGATAGTAAAGCCTTTAAAAAATCTGTCGGACTGAACGGGGTGGGTACAAAAGCCGTGAATGCCCTTTCAGAGTACTTTCGTGTGCGGTCCTTCCGTGAAGGGAAAATGAAAATGGCGGAGTTTTCAAAAGGAATGATTACCGAAAATTTTGATGAAAAGGAAACGTCAGACAGAAACGGTACCGAAATTTCTTTTGTTCCCGACTCTGAAATTTTCCTTCATTTTAAGTTCAGAAAAGAGTATATCGAAAGAATGCTCCGCAATTATGCCTACCTGAATCCCGGATTGAAAATTCTTTTTAACGGCGAAACTTTCTTTTCCGAAAATGGACTTAAAGATTTGCTGGATGAAGAGCTGGAAAACGAAACACTGTACCCGATTGTTCATTTGAAGGAGGATGATATTGAAGTTGCAATTACACATACCGATAAATCTCAAACGGAAACTTATTTTTCATTCGTAAACGGACAAAATACAACACAGGGAGGAACCCATCTCAATGCTTTCCGTGAAGCTTATGTAAAGACGATCCGTGAGTTTTTTAATAAAAATTTTGATGCTTCTGATGTCAGGAAATCTATTGTTGCTGCGGTTTCCATTAACGTAGAAGAGCCTGTTTTTGAATCTCAGACCAAAACAAAATTAGGTTCAAACGATATTGGACCAAACGGGCCTACAGTAAGAACTTTTATTATTGATTTTCTAAAAAGTAAATTAGATAATTTCTTACACAAAAACCCTGAGATTGCAGAAGCGATTCAAAGAAAAATATTAATTTCAGAAAGAGAAAGAAAGGAGCTTTCCGGTATCCAGAAATTGGCAAGGGAAAGAGCAAAAAAAGTTTCTCTTCACAACAAAAAGCTTCGTGACTGCAGGCAGCATTACAACGACCAGAAAAACGAAAGAAAAGGAGAAACCCAGATTTTTATCACCGAGGGAGATTCGGCTTCCGGATCAATCACAAAATCTAGGGATGTAGAAACACAGGCCGTATTTTCCCTTAAAGGTAAGCCGTTGAACTGCTATGGTTTAACGAAGAAAGTAGTGTATGAAAATGAAGAGTTTAACCTTCTTCAGGCTGCTTTAAATATTGAAGAAAGTTTAGAAGATCTTAGATATAACCAGGTCATTATCGCAACCGATGCCGATGTCGATGGAATGCATATTCGTTTGCTGATGATCACATTCTTTTTACAGTTTTTCCCTGATCTGATTAAGAATGGCCACCTTTATATCCTTCAAACCCCCTTGTTCAGAGTAAGAAATAAAAAAGAGACACGATACTGCTACTCCGAACCAGAAAGAATTAAAGCTTTGAATGAATTAGGAAAAAATCCTGAAATCACCCGATTCAAGGGATTGGGGGAAATTTCGCCGGATGAGTTCAAGCATTTTATCGGAAAAGATATCCGTCTGGAACCGGTAGTACTTGGAAAAGACCAAACCATTGAGCAGTTATTGGAATTTTATATGGGAAAAAATACACCAGACAGACAGGTTTTTATTTTGGAAAATCTCGTGGTTGAAGACCCTGATATAAACAAAAAAGAAATACTGAGTGAAGTAATAGATGAAAATTAA
- a CDS encoding LytR/AlgR family response regulator transcription factor — translation MKKNLNACIINEHDDGDYISLLLKNQFPEFEISFQSDTIEDASDYLSKNIPDLLFVDFQLVDKPALKLLLKIKKGTSQIIFITDSEKSAIQAIKKGITDYLLKPISELDFVLTVNKAIENFRKNNFSLANNPVQNKINLPTLQGFKRVNVDEIIRCEAYSNYTFIYLSDKTKVMVSKTLFDFEKSLSGYNFFRIHHKHLINLEHLKEYIKGKGGQVVMADNSVLDVSIRKKNDFLHKIV, via the coding sequence ATGAAAAAGAACCTAAACGCCTGCATCATCAATGAGCATGATGACGGCGACTATATTTCCCTGCTCTTAAAAAACCAGTTCCCGGAATTCGAAATCTCTTTTCAGAGTGATACTATCGAAGATGCATCCGACTACCTCAGCAAAAATATTCCCGATCTTTTGTTTGTAGATTTTCAGCTGGTGGATAAGCCTGCCCTTAAACTTCTTTTAAAGATAAAAAAAGGCACTTCACAGATTATTTTCATTACCGATTCTGAAAAATCTGCTATTCAGGCTATTAAAAAAGGAATTACAGATTATTTATTGAAACCCATCAGCGAACTGGATTTTGTTCTTACCGTCAACAAAGCTATAGAGAATTTCAGGAAAAATAATTTTTCGCTTGCTAATAATCCTGTCCAAAATAAGATCAATCTTCCTACTCTCCAAGGCTTTAAAAGAGTAAATGTAGATGAAATTATTCGTTGTGAAGCCTATTCCAATTATACTTTTATTTACTTATCAGATAAAACTAAAGTAATGGTTTCCAAAACGTTATTTGATTTTGAAAAAAGCCTTTCAGGATATAATTTTTTCAGGATTCATCATAAGCACTTAATTAATCTTGAACATTTAAAAGAGTATATCAAAGGCAAAGGCGGCCAGGTCGTGATGGCTGACAATTCTGTTCTTGACGTGTCTATCCGGAAAAAGAATGACTTTTTACATAAAATAGTTTAA
- a CDS encoding T9SS type A sorting domain-containing protein, which yields MKKSLLHAKNLIAAAMIFSTGLVNAQQWLTTGNSGTSNLNYVGTTGVAPLFLRVNGSSSNPGQASLTGSGSFVVDGANNSNTINSKGSLIAGLGHVLGTSAESSIVGGWENNLSASGGANLVVGQQNTVLNGAGKSVALGWKNIIRNANQFAIGVGIDLANFYSGGFGIDLAATGDRSFVIGSGTGGVKLTNNVPRSIMFGMSPTSTMLIVDQAVGVRTNTPTANFHTVGTVRHQGLPSGSGRALVVDNDGNVMVATSIITRQANNEADLQNQIDELKNEIKELKEFLKQNKMNVGLSSDSNGPKLFQNTPNPARGETVIKYYLPNNSREAVIGIYNISGQLIKTIPLKDKGNGSINLSGIQGGSYVYNLTVDGRNIDSKKMLIQD from the coding sequence ATGAAAAAAAGTCTATTACATGCGAAAAACCTTATCGCAGCAGCTATGATCTTCTCTACAGGATTAGTAAACGCACAACAATGGCTGACAACGGGAAATTCCGGGACCAGCAATTTGAATTATGTGGGAACTACGGGAGTTGCCCCATTATTTTTAAGAGTAAACGGTTCTAGTTCAAATCCAGGGCAGGCTTCACTTACCGGTTCCGGATCTTTCGTGGTAGACGGAGCCAATAACTCCAACACTATCAATTCTAAAGGAAGCTTAATCGCAGGTTTGGGCCATGTTTTGGGAACGAGTGCCGAAAGCTCTATTGTTGGTGGCTGGGAAAATAACCTTTCGGCCTCCGGAGGTGCGAATCTTGTCGTAGGCCAGCAGAATACAGTACTAAACGGAGCCGGGAAATCTGTAGCGCTGGGATGGAAAAATATTATTAGAAATGCTAATCAGTTCGCTATCGGAGTGGGGATTGATTTAGCTAATTTTTATTCAGGAGGTTTCGGGATTGATCTTGCGGCAACGGGCGACCGTTCTTTTGTCATCGGATCCGGAACAGGTGGCGTAAAACTGACCAACAATGTTCCAAGATCGATCATGTTTGGGATGTCTCCTACTTCTACCATGCTTATCGTAGACCAAGCTGTGGGAGTAAGAACAAATACGCCGACAGCCAACTTCCATACCGTAGGAACAGTGCGTCACCAGGGACTTCCAAGCGGATCTGGACGAGCTTTGGTGGTCGACAACGACGGAAATGTAATGGTGGCAACAAGTATTATTACAAGACAGGCCAATAATGAAGCAGATCTTCAAAATCAGATTGATGAGCTTAAGAATGAAATCAAAGAGCTGAAAGAATTCTTAAAGCAGAATAAAATGAATGTTGGCCTTTCTTCAGATTCTAATGGCCCGAAATTATTTCAAAATACTCCCAATCCTGCAAGAGGAGAAACTGTCATCAAATATTATCTGCCGAATAATTCCAGAGAAGCGGTGATAGGAATTTACAATATTTCAGGACAATTAATCAAAACAATTCCTCTGAAAGACAAAGGAAACGGAAGCATTAACCTTTCCGGGATCCAGGGTGGCTCTTATGTTTATAACCTTACCGTTGACGGAAGAAATATAGACAGCAAGAAAATGTTAATACAAGATTAA
- a CDS encoding T9SS type A sorting domain-containing protein, with product MYFLTIFMLLACVLHAQAPCSNFNDPTNPQGNWQLDPVNDNVSYSSGSPNTMDGSQYLILNDLSGGSWFINPTDFKNIGQRFMGQCLYFDFYLEKDGNYGQPIHPTIHIISGNQVITFVANVTVTPNSGWVRVRAPIANATSSTLPSNADGTWTMASGTWADFNNVMNNSTAVMISPDITSSPSERVYYDNICIKSCDGCSADFKLDTSFSTVSNAATANLTILNPILFSTPGNPGSTYTVNWGDGSGTQPYIGSTLTHDYSNAGTYTICVTEMKDRRVICVRCFTFCYSKSGVPSKDITNTAVKSPFPELEAIAKAEQSQARQKDIVLVPNPAKSYVDVQTTLSKRETVSVKLVDISGKVVLEKSENLDSGSQSIKLNTDKLAQGIYIVEVKSNGKTTSQKLLISK from the coding sequence ATGTATTTTTTAACAATTTTCATGCTATTGGCATGCGTTCTTCATGCACAAGCACCGTGTTCAAATTTTAATGATCCTACTAATCCTCAGGGAAACTGGCAGCTAGATCCTGTGAATGACAACGTCAGCTATTCCAGCGGTAGTCCCAATACAATGGATGGATCACAGTATCTCATTTTAAATGACTTATCGGGAGGCTCTTGGTTTATCAATCCTACAGACTTTAAAAATATAGGGCAAAGGTTTATGGGGCAATGTCTATATTTTGATTTTTATCTTGAAAAAGACGGCAACTATGGCCAGCCGATACACCCAACCATCCATATTATATCTGGAAATCAGGTAATAACATTTGTAGCTAATGTTACTGTAACTCCAAACAGCGGATGGGTTCGGGTACGTGCTCCTATTGCAAACGCTACAAGCTCTACTCTTCCAAGCAATGCAGACGGGACATGGACAATGGCATCCGGGACATGGGCAGATTTTAATAATGTTATGAATAATTCAACAGCAGTAATGATATCTCCGGATATTACATCAAGCCCAAGCGAAAGAGTATATTATGATAATATCTGTATAAAATCTTGCGACGGCTGTTCTGCAGACTTTAAACTTGATACATCATTCAGTACAGTATCTAATGCTGCTACCGCTAATTTAACGATCCTTAATCCTATTCTTTTTTCTACTCCGGGTAATCCTGGAAGCACTTATACTGTAAACTGGGGTGATGGCAGCGGTACACAACCTTACATAGGATCCACTTTAACACACGATTACAGTAATGCGGGAACTTATACTATCTGTGTTACTGAAATGAAAGACAGAAGGGTAATCTGTGTAAGATGTTTCACTTTCTGTTATTCAAAATCAGGTGTTCCCTCAAAAGATATCACAAATACAGCTGTAAAATCTCCATTTCCTGAACTCGAAGCCATTGCAAAAGCCGAACAAAGCCAAGCTAGGCAAAAAGACATTGTTCTGGTCCCAAATCCAGCCAAAAGCTATGTAGATGTACAGACTACTCTTTCAAAAAGAGAAACCGTATCTGTAAAGTTGGTTGATATTTCAGGAAAAGTAGTACTTGAAAAATCAGAAAACCTTGACAGCGGAAGCCAGAGCATTAAGCTCAATACCGATAAGCTTGCTCAGGGAATTTATATTGTTGAAGTAAAATCAAACGGTAAAACTACTTCGCAAAAGCTTCTAATTTCAAAATAA
- a CDS encoding methionine aminotransferase, which translates to MIQLPLSKLSNVGTTIFSQMTQLANENEAINLSQGFPDFMPDSELLDHVDHFIKKGFNQYAPMGGMIGLKEEIARKIENSHQAIYHPDSEITVTAGGTQAIFTAIATFVKKDDEVIIFEPAYDCYEPTVELFGGIVKRFEMKAPDYEIDWSTVKNLVSDKTKMIILNNPNNPSGKILKENDIQELIKIVEGTSILILSDEVYENIVFDGKQHLSICKYPELKERSLLVASFGKLFHVTGWKIGYCAAPKSLTDEFRKVHQFNVFSVNTPIQLALAEYMKNPDHYNHLNQFFQEKRDFLRKGLANTSFELLDCEGTYFQALKYDKISDKNDFDFACELTINHKVASVPFSSFYKNKLNENVIRLCFAKKQETLERAIENLLKI; encoded by the coding sequence ATGATACAACTTCCTTTATCGAAACTTTCTAATGTAGGAACGACTATTTTTAGTCAGATGACTCAGTTGGCCAACGAAAACGAGGCCATTAATTTATCTCAGGGATTTCCTGATTTCATGCCGGATTCTGAACTGCTGGATCATGTAGATCATTTCATTAAAAAAGGTTTTAACCAATACGCTCCAATGGGCGGCATGATAGGTTTAAAGGAAGAGATTGCTAGAAAAATCGAAAACAGCCATCAGGCAATTTACCATCCTGATTCTGAAATAACGGTAACAGCAGGCGGAACCCAGGCCATTTTTACAGCCATCGCAACTTTTGTGAAAAAAGATGATGAAGTGATCATTTTTGAGCCGGCTTATGATTGCTATGAACCTACTGTTGAGCTTTTCGGGGGAATTGTAAAGCGTTTTGAAATGAAAGCCCCGGATTATGAAATTGACTGGAGTACCGTGAAAAATCTCGTTTCTGATAAAACAAAAATGATTATTCTAAACAATCCGAATAACCCATCAGGAAAGATTTTAAAGGAAAATGATATTCAGGAATTAATTAAAATTGTAGAAGGAACCTCAATTTTGATTTTAAGTGATGAAGTCTATGAAAATATCGTGTTTGACGGGAAACAGCATCTCAGCATCTGCAAATATCCGGAACTCAAAGAAAGGAGCCTTCTGGTAGCATCGTTCGGGAAATTATTCCATGTTACGGGTTGGAAAATAGGATATTGCGCAGCACCGAAATCCTTAACCGATGAATTCAGGAAAGTACATCAGTTCAACGTGTTTTCTGTAAACACTCCTATCCAATTAGCTTTGGCAGAATACATGAAAAATCCTGATCATTACAATCATTTGAACCAATTTTTCCAGGAAAAAAGAGACTTTTTAAGAAAAGGTTTAGCCAATACTTCTTTTGAATTGCTGGATTGTGAAGGAACATATTTTCAGGCTTTGAAATATGATAAAATTTCCGATAAAAATGATTTTGATTTTGCCTGTGAACTGACTATAAACCATAAAGTTGCCAGCGTTCCTTTTTCTTCTTTTTATAAAAATAAACTGAATGAAAATGTGATCCGTTTATGTTTTGCAAAAAAACAGGAAACTCTGGAAAGAGCTATTGAAAATTTGTTGAAAATATAA
- a CDS encoding SDR family NAD(P)-dependent oxidoreductase, protein METRTKIALITGGSRGLGRNSAIKIAQKGLDVIITYRSNKEEADKVVEEIQALGRKAIAYQLDTKDLKSFDAFIKTVGDHLEENTGSRNIDYLINNAGTALYSPIPEVTEEQLDDMVDIHFKGVFFLTQKFLTFINNDGGIINVSSGLARFAMPGSSVYGSMKAAIDMLTKYMAKELGPRKIKANVVAPGAIETDFGGGRTRDDEHVNAMVANNTALGRAGVPDDIGGVVAFLCTEDARWINGQRIEASGGMFL, encoded by the coding sequence ATGGAAACAAGAACAAAAATCGCATTAATAACAGGTGGAAGTCGTGGATTGGGAAGAAATTCAGCAATTAAAATTGCTCAAAAAGGTTTGGATGTAATCATCACTTACAGAAGCAATAAGGAAGAGGCCGATAAAGTGGTTGAAGAAATTCAGGCTTTGGGAAGGAAAGCAATTGCTTATCAATTAGATACAAAAGATCTTAAAAGTTTTGATGCTTTCATAAAAACAGTGGGAGATCATCTCGAAGAAAATACAGGAAGCCGCAACATTGATTATCTCATCAACAATGCCGGAACAGCCTTATATTCTCCGATTCCCGAGGTTACGGAAGAGCAGTTGGATGATATGGTGGATATCCACTTTAAAGGAGTATTTTTCTTAACTCAAAAATTTCTGACGTTCATTAATAATGATGGAGGGATTATAAATGTCTCTTCAGGATTGGCAAGATTTGCGATGCCGGGATCATCAGTTTATGGCTCTATGAAAGCGGCTATTGACATGCTGACGAAATACATGGCGAAAGAATTAGGACCAAGAAAGATTAAAGCTAATGTTGTGGCACCGGGAGCTATCGAAACTGATTTCGGCGGCGGAAGAACGAGAGACGATGAGCACGTAAATGCAATGGTAGCCAATAATACAGCTCTGGGAAGAGCAGGAGTTCCGGACGATATCGGTGGAGTGGTGGCATTCCTTTGTACCGAAGATGCAAGATGGATCAACGGACAGAGAATTGAGGCTTCCGGAGGAATGTTTTTATAG
- a CDS encoding helix-turn-helix domain-containing protein, which produces MEKIAHATLEDFYREMTAKLGKDLESIFPKGLHKDIGHFNVFDIAQTLENVRTTSEMPYNRRKYYKISLIRGRNRAEYADKTIQIKQNALLFATPKVPYHWIPEDPDQFGSFCVFTEDFLIKDKSHNTLEDLPIFQPGNVPVFEIDDELADEIEQLYSKIKKEIVSDYIFKYDLIRNYVLELIHYGQKLQPATKLSTSNDASLRVVSLFIELLERQFPIESVESRIQLKTAKDYADRLAVHVNYLNKKLKESTGKTTTEFIADRLVQEAKILLKQTKWNVSEISYALGFEEIAHFSNFFKRKTTFTPLEFRS; this is translated from the coding sequence ATGGAAAAAATAGCTCATGCCACACTCGAAGACTTTTATAGGGAAATGACTGCCAAGCTTGGAAAAGATCTTGAAAGCATATTTCCAAAAGGGCTTCACAAAGACATCGGGCATTTTAATGTTTTTGATATCGCCCAGACTCTTGAAAATGTACGAACAACTTCTGAGATGCCCTACAACAGAAGGAAATATTACAAAATAAGTCTCATAAGAGGAAGAAATAGAGCAGAATACGCCGATAAAACCATTCAGATAAAACAGAATGCACTGCTTTTTGCCACCCCGAAAGTCCCTTATCACTGGATTCCGGAAGACCCTGACCAGTTCGGAAGTTTTTGCGTGTTCACCGAAGATTTTCTGATCAAAGATAAATCACATAATACCCTTGAAGATTTGCCGATTTTCCAGCCGGGAAATGTTCCTGTTTTTGAAATTGATGATGAATTGGCGGATGAAATAGAACAGCTTTATTCAAAAATTAAAAAAGAAATTGTTTCGGATTATATTTTTAAATATGATTTAATAAGAAACTATGTTTTAGAATTAATTCATTATGGCCAGAAACTGCAGCCCGCTACAAAACTTTCGACTTCCAATGATGCTTCATTAAGAGTAGTTTCATTGTTTATTGAGCTGTTGGAAAGACAGTTTCCCATTGAATCCGTTGAAAGCAGGATACAATTGAAAACGGCAAAAGATTACGCCGACAGACTGGCGGTTCATGTGAATTATTTAAATAAAAAACTAAAAGAAAGTACAGGAAAAACAACCACAGAATTCATCGCAGACCGGCTGGTTCAGGAAGCAAAAATCCTTTTAAAACAAACAAAATGGAATGTTTCTGAAATTTCCTACGCATTGGGTTTTGAAGAGATCGCTCATTTTTCAAACTTCTTTAAACGCAAAACAACCTTCACCCCATTAGAATTTCGATCTTGA